Proteins encoded by one window of Lycium barbarum isolate Lr01 chromosome 11, ASM1917538v2, whole genome shotgun sequence:
- the LOC132620045 gene encoding uncharacterized protein LOC132620045, with protein MGSSLFWFDNWSGLGPLYFIVPPEFQCNEAIENVSDVVTDGRWHVPAIRNNLPEDLAEYILTEVKPPAKPGGIDKPWWMLEKNGEFSVKSAWEYIRSRGEKKEVYKKIWVKGLPFKIAFLMWRVWHFKVPLDDVVKSWGYHMPSRYSCCVEPKEETVPHIFLRSATAQATWTYFCAADGINVDGMHLHQVIMQWWTADVPCRLQNIFYAIPSIIVWQLWKKRNGDKHRDKVSTSRVIYQASTDVQQLVRSRKPGIKTIPHRWHDILKILEQFVPKLQVTKVMWKFPPRGVWKCNTDGETREARRMGECTNTESEAQALLQAARYCLSKHVYSFILETASLLLKNILDREWKPPWNITFEVEELLDIMDHAERSTHLQNWIQREERFLIVTSCSVPIEESEQKENIKDGAWLQNLLWEQEVVQWRGDQCYFDSCTEHDKYAFLSVYQGPIFLVFYGFTCGNPGEPDTFDSCSMEIAKELHT; from the exons ATGGGCTCTTCATTATTCTGGTTTGATAACTGGTCTGGTCTAGGCCCATTATATTTCATTGTCCCTCCTGAATTTCAGTGTAATGAAGCCATAGAGAATGTTTCTGATGTAGTTACAGATGGTAGGTGGCATGTGCCTGCCATCAGAAACAATTTGCCTGAGGATTTGGCTGAATACATCTTGACTGAGGTAAAGCCACCTGCTAAACCTGGAGGGATTGACAAGCCTTGGTGGATGTTGGAGAAAAATGGAGAATTTAGTGTCAAATCTGCATGGGAATATATAAGGAGCAGAGGTGAAAAGAAGGAGGTGTACAAGAAAATTTGGGTCAAGGGATTGCCATTCAAGATAGCTTTTCTGATGTGGAGAGTATGGCATTTCAAAGTCCCTCTTGATGATGTAGTAAAGAGTTGGGGATATCATATGCCTTCCAGGTACTCTTGTTGTGTAGAACCAAAGGAAGAGACTGTCCCTCACATATTCTTGAGAAGTGCCACTGCACAAGCAACATGGACATATTTTTGTGCAGCAGATGGAATAAATGTTGATGGTATGCACTTGCATCAGGTGATCATGCAATGGTGGACAGCTGATGTTCCATGTAGACTTCAGAATATTTTCTATGCTATCCCATCTATCATAGTTTGGcagctttggaagaaaagaaatggagATAAGCATAGGGACAAGGTGTCAACTAGCAGAGTTATTTATCAGGCTTCTACTGATGTTCAGCAGTTGGTGAGAAGTAGGAAGCCTGGAATCAAAACAATTCCACATAGATGGCATGACATTCTAAAGATTTTGGAACAGTTTGTGCCAAAACTACAAGTCACCAAGGTCATGTGGAAATTTCCACCTAGGGGTGTTTGGAAGTGCAACACGGATGGGGAAACTAGAG AGGCTAGGAGAATGGGAGAGTGTACAAATACTGAATCTGAGGCTCAAGCACTTCTGCAGGCTGCAAGATATTGCTTGTCCAAACATGTCTATTCCTTCATTCTGGAAACTGCCTCTTTATTATTAAAGAATATCTTGGATAGAGAGTGGAAACCTCCATGGAACATTACATTTGAGGTTGAGGAGTTGCTAGATATCATGGACCATGCAGAG AGGTCAACTCATTTGCAGAACTGGATTCAAAGGGAGGAAAGATTCTTAATAGTGACAAGCTGCAGTGTTCCTATTGAAGAATCagaacaaaaagaaaatattaaGGATGGAGCCTG GTTACAAAATTTGTTGTGGGAACAAG AAGTGGTTCAATGGAGAGGAGATCAATGCTACTTTGATTCTTGCACAGAACATGATAAGTATGCATTTTTATCAGTGTACCAAGGGCCAATATTCCTGGTTTTTTATGGATTCACATGTGGAAATCCTGGAGAACCTGATACCTTTGATAGTTGTAGTATGGAAATTGCAAAAGAATTGCACACATGA
- the LOC132620046 gene encoding uncharacterized protein LOC132620046 has translation MNALIWNIRSVNTKNAFKRLLTMHTKYKFFLIGLMEPFQQAYKLESYRRRLGIKTALSNVSGKIWAFIDEEYEVTVLMDTVQQLTLKLFNWDTDLDMIVTLVYAKCDRIERIELWDSMYNLASYMTLSWLVGGDFNVIVEEEEKYGGLPVTLNEVEDFRHCIQTCNLSDLGYKGSIFTWWNGRAADECVFKRLDRCLGIFEMQQQFPGLEVSHLIKLGFDHSPLLVECKQEVQKFKKSFKFLNFWTKHAEFLHFVKDNWQTDVVANSFMTFNINLKKLKKNITNLEEVIKTHEALFEADPSNVNREKLQKVQAEMTRALHIEEEY, from the exons ATGAATGCACTAATTTGGAACATAAGATCAGTAAACACTAAAAACGCTTTCAAGAGGCTTTTAACAATGCATACAAAATATAAGTTCTTTCTTATAGGCCTGATGGAACCATTTCAACAGGCTTATAAGTTAGAATCTTATAGGAGAAGGCTTGGAATTAAGACTGCTTTGAGCAATGTATCTGGAAAAATATGGGCTTTCATTGATGAGGAGTATGAAGTCACAGTGTTAATGGACACTGTTCAGCAGCTTACTTTGAAATTATTCAATTGGGATACTGATCTTGATATGATAGTTACTTTAGTGTATGCTAAGTGTGACAGAATTGAGAGAATTGAATTGTGGGATTCCATGTATAATCTTGCATCATACATGACTCTCTCTTGGCTTGTTGgtggagatttcaatgtcattGTGGAGGAGGAGGAGAAATATGGTGGCTTACCTGTAACTTTAAATGAAGTAGAGGACTTCAGACACTGTATTCAGACCTGTAATCTAAGTGACTTGGGTTATAAAGGAAGCATTTTCACCTGGTGGAATGGGAGGGCTGCAGATGAATGTGTGTTCAAGAGGCTAGATAGATGCCTTGGAATTTTTGAAATGCAACAGCAATTTCCAGGATTGGAAGTTAGTCACTTAATCAAGCTGGGGTTTGATCACTCTCCACTTCTGGTAGAATGTAAACAGGAGGTTCAGAAATTTAAGAAATCATTTAAGTTCTTAAATTTCTGGACAAAGCATGCAGAATTTCTACATTTTGTGAAGGATAATTGGCAGACAGATGTGGTGGCCAATTCTTTCATGACCTTTAATATCAATCTTAAGAAACTGAAGAAG AATATCACTAATCTTGAAGAAGTCATCAAAACTCATGAGGCACTGTTTGAGGCAGATCCTTCTAATGTCAATAGGGAGAAACTTCAAAAAGTGCAAGCTGAGATGACAAGAGCATTGCATATTGAGGAGGAATATTAG